From Theileria orientalis strain Shintoku DNA, chromosome 4, complete genome, the proteins below share one genomic window:
- a CDS encoding 26S proteasome ATPase subunit — translation MSRESNQPPDQSNGSNSNPDSNNTSSPNRSNGAGSQQTSNSNTQNGSINSTMQSTVSNTSINQATSNPSMSTSSGPSLGQTVTSNSQQPAATQPNVGEDREVMMQYVRKVREHRELESKLKKLRTEMNELNQKDNKTEEDLKALQSIGQIVGHVLRQIDDNKFIVKASSGPRYVVCCKVNIDPKTLVSGVRVALDMTTLTIMKKLPREVDPVVFNMLNDLTAVGKNKDTYSSIGGLSRQIREMREVIELPLKNPFLFKRVGIKAPKGVLLYGPPGTGKTLLARALANDIECNFLKVVASAVVDKYIGESAKIIREMFGYAKEHQPCIIFMDEVDAIGGRRFSQGTSADREIQRTLMELLTHLDGFDELGQVKIIMATNRPDVLDPALLRPGRIDRKIEIPLPNEAARIEILKIHAKPLNKQGEINYNAICKLCDGFNGADLRNICTEAGIHAIRNMRDYVIEEDFFKAARKLTENKKLEGTLAYEQI, via the exons ATGTCCAGAGAATCTAATCAGCCGCCTGACCAATCAAACGGATCAAACTCAAATCCTGATTCGAATAACACCTCATCTCCTAACCGCTCGAATGGAGCCGGTAGCCAGCAAACGAGCAACTCTAACACGCAAAATGGTAGTATCAACAGTACAATGCAAAGTACTGTTTCAAACACGAGTATCAATCAGGCCACATCGAATCCCAGTATGTCTACCTCTTCTGGGCCAAGTTTGGGACAAACAGTCACCAGTAATTCCCAGCAACCAGCTGCAACTCAGCCTAACGTAGGAGAAGACCGTGAGGTGATGATGCAGTACGTGCGAAAGGTGAGAGAGCACAGGGAACTGGAatcgaagctgaagaaac TACGCACGGAGATGAATGAGCTTAACCAGAAGGATAATAAGACAGAAGAGGACCTGAAGGCACTGCAAAGCATAGGTCAGATAGTAGGACACGTTCTGAGGCAGATCGACGACAATAAGTTCATAGTGAAGGCAAGTTCAGGACCACGCTACGTGGTGTGCTGCAAGGTCAATATAGACCCGAAGACTCTGGTGAGCGGAGTGAGAGTGGCACTGGATATGACGACACTGACAATAATGAAGAAACTGCCGAGAGAAGTGGACCCGGTGGTCTTTAACATGCTGAACGACCTGACAGCAGTAGGGAAGAACAAGGACACCTACAGCTCAATAGGAGGACTGAGCAGGCAAATAAGGGAAATGAGGGAAGTGATCGAGCTCCCACTAAAGAACCCGTTTCTGTTCAAGAGAGTAGGAATCAAGGCGCCCAAAGGTGTGTTGCTGTACGGACCACCAGGAACAGGAAAGACGCTCCTGGCACGGGCATTGGCAAACGACATCGAATGCAACTTCTTAAAAGTGGTTGCATCGGCAGTGGTGGATAAGTACATAGGAGAGTCGGCGAAAATCATAAGAGAGATGTTTG GCTACGCAAAGGAGCATCAGCCGTGCATCATCTTCATGGACGAAGTCGACGCGATCGGCGGCCGGCGCTTCTCCCAAGGAACAAGCGCCGACCGCGAGATTCAGCGCACACTGatggagctgctgacgcACCTGGACGGATTCGACGAGCTGGGCCAGGTGAAAATCATCATGGCCACGAACAGACCAGACGTACTGGACCCAGCACTGCTGAGACCAGGAAGAATAGATCGCAAGATTGAAATACCACTGCCTAACGAGGCGGCAAGAATAGAAATTCTGAAAATACACGCGAAGCCGCTGAACAAACAAGGAGAAATAA ACTATAACGCAATCTGTAAGCTGTGCGACGGATTCAACGGAGCGGACCTGAGAAACATATGCACAGAAGCAGGAATACACGCAATCAGGAACATGAGAGACTACGTAATAGAAGAGGATTTCTTCAAAGCAGCAAGGAAGCTCacggaaaataaaaaactagAAGGAACACTAGCATACGaacagatttaa
- a CDS encoding U5 snRNP-specific subunit, whose translation MAINPVEEEEERENVLNFPVMLLTGHESEVYSVDFSQDGRYLASSGKDRQILLFEAFGECRNFGVLAGHKNAVLEIHWAQTSNHLYSCSADSTASVWDVAYNRRLRKLKGHSAIVNTCAPARNYSGGLLVTGSDDGTVKVWDSRQKGYSNSISHDFQILAVTTDPYFNYIYSGSLDNVIRVYDVRNESKVVFELGCLDSITSLDLNSDSTLLLSNSMDERLNIWDVQPTGKGAERLKMTLTGPTHNNEKNLIKSHWGRNSIVCSGSSDQFVYVFDTVDQKLLYQLPGHLGTVNDVQLHPNYPIVASCSNDRTIYLGEL comes from the exons ATGGCCATAAACCCagttgaagaggaagaagaacgtGAAAACGTGCTCAATTTCCCAGTGATGTTGCTCACAGGTCACGAAAGTGAAGTGTACTCAGTGGATTTTAGCCAAGATGGACGCTACCTGGCGTCGTCAGGGAAGGATAGACAGATACTGCTGTTTGAAGCGTTCGGAGAGTGCAGGAACTTTGGAGTGCTGGCAGGACACAAAAACGCAGTTTTGGAAATACACTGGGCACAAACGAGCAACCACCTGTACTCGTGTTCAGCAGACTCAACAGCCTCAGTCTGGGACGTAGCATACAACAGAAGGCTGCGAAAACTAA AAGGCCACAGCGCCATCGTAAACACGTGCGCTCCAGCAAGGAACTACTCAGGAGGACTGCTGGTGACAGGGTCGGACGATGGAACGGTTAAGGTGTGGGACTCGAGGCAGAAGGGATACTCAAACTCTATTTCGCACGACTTTCAAATACTGGCAGTGACCACAGACCCGTACTTCAATTACATATACTCAGGATCGCTGGACAACGTAATCAGA gtaTACGATGTAAGAAATGAGTCGAAGGTGGTTTTTGAACTAGGGTGTTTGGACTCGATCACAAGTCTGGACCTGAACAGCGATAGCACACTGCTCTTGTCAAACAGCATGGACGAACGACTAAACATATGGGACGTGCAGCC CACGGGAAAGGGAGCTGAGAGGTTGAAGATGACGCTAACGGGGCCGACACACAACaatgaaaaaaatttaattaaaagcCACTGGGGAAGGAACTCGATAGTATGCAGTGGGTCATCGGACCAATTCGTCTACGTGTTCGACACAGTGGACCAGAAGCTGCTGTACCAGCTTCCAGGACACCTCGGGACGGTGAACGACGTGCAACTGCACCCGAACTACCCAATCGTGGCATCATGTTCAAACGATCGCACAATATACCTGGGAGAATTGTAA